TAAGGGGCCGTTCATACTCGGCAGTACAGAGGTGCTCCGCCTCGCTTCTCTGGAAAAGATGGAAGTACCGCTTTGGGAGGTGTTTGAAGTTTCGCCGCCTGCAGAAGAAAGTGAACAGTAAGCAGTGAGCAGTAAGCAGATTAAAGGCAGAAGCAAGAAGTTAGAAGCAAGAAAAAAACAAGGAACCCCACCCTCACCCGGACCCTCTCCCTGAGGGAGAGGGTGCATAGATTCCCTCCCCGACACTGAATGGGGGAGGGTTAGGGTGGGGATGGGGTTAATATATTATGAAAACACAACACGTACCAATTACAGCAGAACCCGGAGAATATGACAGGAAGAAGGCACATTATCAGGCGGATAAGGTGGCGAAGGATTATGATGCATTCAGATGGTCCAGTGCAAGCAGGCGATGGAGTAATAAGAGGAAGCTCCTCGCTATCAGCAAGGCAATAGACCTTGCCGCTTCAATGGGTAATGCCATACACAGTGCTATTGATATCCCATGCGGTACCGGCCGGATAATGCCTTTTCTGCTTTCAAAGAATATAAAGCTAACCGGGTCGGATATATCTCATGAGATGATGCAGGTTGCACAGGGAAAGGTGCGTGATAGCTCACTCTCAAACGGCTTTGTCAGATGTGATGCTGAGAAACTCCCTTTTGCTGACGGGTCATTTGACAGCATATTCAGCATTAGGTTCTTATTCCATCTCCCGACGGATGTCCGCAGAAGGGCATTGAGGGAAATGGCCAGGATCAGCCGCCGGTGGGTTATAGTTGACTATCGTCATAAATACACAATGAAGTACAGGCTAAAACATCTAAAAGGAAAACTTGGTTTATCAACAAAGCAATATAACCGTGTATCCGTTGAAGATATATCCAAAGATTTCAATGAGGCAGGCCTCAAACTTATAAAAATATTTCCTACCTATCCCATCTTTTCTGATAAATGGGTCATCCTTGCCCGGAAAATCCAATGAAGATCAAATCATGTGGCTGTATATAGCAGAACCTTTTAAAAAAATATTAGAGCAAAATGGACTTAGAATCTTTAAGGATTTTATGTTGTTTGAAGGAGGTACGGTACTCAAACGCCTTCCATCAAGGACTATCCGAAGGATTGAACTTAAATCAGGGAATTACCCCCCCCAGCCCCCCCTTGAACAAAGGGGGGGGATTTCTTTTTTCTTCATGAAATCCCATAAAGGTGCGGTCAGCCCTTCGGATGCATTAAGGTCATTTTTATCAGGCTTTTCAATATCGTGGGGCAGAAAGGAATGGGACGTGATTCAGGCATTTCATGAACACGGTATCCCTACACTAACTGCTGTAGCAGCAGGTGAGGATGTCTCTTTGTTCCATCAGGAATCCTTTCTGATAACAGAGGAGTTGAAGGGGTTCCAATCCCTTGAGATGTATCTTAAAACGCAAATTATACCGCCGCTGTCCAAAGAGAAGATTATTAACAAAAGGGCATTGATTAAAGAGGTTGCTGAAATAGCTCGTACAATGCACGGTGCAGGGTTTAATCACAGGGATTTTTACTGTTGTCATATTTTTATTAAACCTGAAGATGGCAAGAGGCAATGGAGGGTTCTTGACCTCCAGCGTGTAGACCGCAGGCGATGGTTCAGAAAAAGGTGGATTATAAAAGACCTTGCGGCATTGAATTATTCCGCTCCGGTAAACATTATCAGCAAAACAGACAGGCTGAGGTTTCTTATAAATTACTTTGGTTCAAAGGAAGATGTAAGGCATCAGATGTCCTTGATAAGTGATGTAGTTAGAAAAACAGACAGGATAAGGGAGCATGACGTGAAGCTTAAGAAAAGGAAGTCTGAAGTAAAGCAGTGAGCAGAAGTTAGAGGTAAGAAGTTAGAAGTAAGATAACATAGCTACCCCACCCTCACCCTGGCCCTCTCCCTGAGGGAGAGGGTGCTTAGGTTATTTATTCCCTCCCCTTCAAGGGGAGGGTGAGGGAGGGGATGGGGTTATTTTCACATGAAGATTGCTATCGTAAGGAAAAAATATAACCCGTTCGGCGGGGCTGAGCGTTATCTCAATTTCTTAGCAAATCACCTTATCAAACAAGGGCACGAGGTACATATATTTGCAAACAAATGGCCCCGGTCCCCACAATCCGATTCAACCGGAGTAATCTTTCATAAAGTACCTATGATAGGCGGTCTTTCTATCCTGAAGATATGGAGTTTTGCACTGACAATATGGTTTATGATTCGTAAGGAGCATTTTGATATTATTTTCAGCAATGAACGGATCTTTTTTCAGGATGTGTATAGGGCAGCAGACGGCTGTCATAAAGGATGGCTGTCAATAAGAATAAAACAATTACACTTTTGGAGAAAGTTATCTATCCTTATTAATCCGCTTCATTGGTCAGTCTTATTCATAGACAGGCTAATCTTTGAAAAAAGAAGATTTAAGAAGGTTATTGCATTATCTTTCCAAAGTAAAAAAGAAATTATGGAGCTTTACAATGTCCCTGAAGATATGATTCATGTTATCTACAACGGGGTAGACTTAGAAAAGTTTCATCCGAGGTATCGAACAGGCAGGGAATCATTACGGCAGGAATTAGGAGTAGAAAAAAAACAGTTCGTTCTTCTTTATGTCGGTACCGGATTTGAAAGAAAAGGGTTAAGGTATCTAATCGAATCATCTGCATTATTGAAAAAACATTCTTTTCGCCTTTGGGTTATCGGGCGGGGTAATACCGATATGTATAAAAAATTAGCAAGGAAACTTGGGGTTGAAGACTCTATAACTTTCCTTGGACCTATCGGTAATGTAGAAAAATACTACGGGGCAGCAGACATCTTAGTTTTCCCTACCTTATATGAACCTTTCGGAAATGTTCATCTTGAGGCTTTGGCAAGCGGTTTGCCTGTTATAACCAGTTCCTTGAGCGGCGGGTCGGAGATTATAACATCAGGCATGGATGGATATGTTATAAAAGATCCGACAAATCCTGCAGAGATTGCTGAGAAAATATTACTAGGATTTAAACGAATGAGAGAATTTGATATGGGTATCGAGGCAAGGAAAAAAGCTGAAAAGTTTACATTTGAACGAACTATTCAGGAGTATGTAAATGTTTTCAAGAGCGTCAATATCCAAGAACCTCTTTAATTACTTTACCGACACCGGCAACATAGTTCTCTATAGAGAATTGTTCAATGACCCTTCTTTTTCCATTCTCACCAAGCTGATCTCTAAGCGGCTTTGAGACAAGAAGCCTTTGAATAGTATTCGATAAAATTTTAATATTTTTAAAGGGCACTAAGTATCCTGTTTGTTCATTTAATACAAGCTCTGATGGTCCTATTACATCATAAGCAACAACAGGTTTTGCCATAAGCATGGCTTCAAGTATTGCCCGCGGAAGACCCTCTCTTTCTGAGGTTAGGACAAAGATGTCCATTATATTGGTGTATGAAATCGCATCCGGATTAAATCCTGTGAATATAACCCTGTCTTTGAGATTCAACTTATGAACCAATTTCTCAAGATTCTTTCTTTCAGCCCCGTCTCCTACAAGTATGCACTTGTAATCAACAATAGTTTTTGAAGTTTTATCAATCTCATTTAAAGCGTATAATAGGTCGCTGACCCTTTTTCTCTTTATTAATGAGCAGACAGTTCCAATGATTATTGTATTGTTTTTTATCATCAGTTCTTTTTTAAGGTCATTCTTACTTCGTGACGGATGAAAATCAGAGGCTATCCCATTATGCACTACAACGCACTTATCACGGGATATTCCTTGGTTTATTACATCTTCCATTACACCGGATGAGACACATATTATTCTGGAGACGATATTATTTACTACGCCGGCTTCAAACGCATTTATATCCGATTTTATACGGCTGTGTTGTATTACCGGTATACCTGCTATTTCTGCAGCTAATATGCCTTCAAGGTTAGCGGATGGATAATTGTTCAGGTACAGTAATTTGATATTTATTTTTTTTAATTTATCTGCAATTCGTTGAGCATCAGGTTTAATGCAAAAATTGTAGTTCATGAAAAAGTTAAAACGTGCCTTTAACTTTTTATTAAAAAATAAGGCAGCCTTTCCTGTCTTATGAAGTAATTTTAGGTATGCTGTTATTTTTGTCTTTTTAAAAAAAATGGCATCAATCTTCAGTTTTTCTATCTCGGTCTTAATGTCAGATGATGAACCATTTTTATAATTATTATAAAATAATGCTGTTATATGGTATTTCCCCTTATCAATCCTCTTGAGGAGTTCTAACATGCTGTTTGTGCCTCCACCCCATAATATAGCATTATCCAGAATAAGGATTTTGACCGGCATCAGATGTGTCCTGT
This portion of the Nitrospirota bacterium genome encodes:
- a CDS encoding class I SAM-dependent methyltransferase, whose amino-acid sequence is MKTQHVPITAEPGEYDRKKAHYQADKVAKDYDAFRWSSASRRWSNKRKLLAISKAIDLAASMGNAIHSAIDIPCGTGRIMPFLLSKNIKLTGSDISHEMMQVAQGKVRDSSLSNGFVRCDAEKLPFADGSFDSIFSIRFLFHLPTDVRRRALREMARISRRWVIVDYRHKYTMKYRLKHLKGKLGLSTKQYNRVSVEDISKDFNEAGLKLIKIFPTYPIFSDKWVILARKIQ
- a CDS encoding glycosyltransferase family 4 protein → MKIAIVRKKYNPFGGAERYLNFLANHLIKQGHEVHIFANKWPRSPQSDSTGVIFHKVPMIGGLSILKIWSFALTIWFMIRKEHFDIIFSNERIFFQDVYRAADGCHKGWLSIRIKQLHFWRKLSILINPLHWSVLFIDRLIFEKRRFKKVIALSFQSKKEIMELYNVPEDMIHVIYNGVDLEKFHPRYRTGRESLRQELGVEKKQFVLLYVGTGFERKGLRYLIESSALLKKHSFRLWVIGRGNTDMYKKLARKLGVEDSITFLGPIGNVEKYYGAADILVFPTLYEPFGNVHLEALASGLPVITSSLSGGSEIITSGMDGYVIKDPTNPAEIAEKILLGFKRMREFDMGIEARKKAEKFTFERTIQEYVNVFKSVNIQEPL
- a CDS encoding glycosyltransferase, with translation MPVKILILDNAILWGGGTNSMLELLKRIDKGKYHITALFYNNYKNGSSSDIKTEIEKLKIDAIFFKKTKITAYLKLLHKTGKAALFFNKKLKARFNFFMNYNFCIKPDAQRIADKLKKINIKLLYLNNYPSANLEGILAAEIAGIPVIQHSRIKSDINAFEAGVVNNIVSRIICVSSGVMEDVINQGISRDKCVVVHNGIASDFHPSRSKNDLKKELMIKNNTIIIGTVCSLIKRKRVSDLLYALNEIDKTSKTIVDYKCILVGDGAERKNLEKLVHKLNLKDRVIFTGFNPDAISYTNIMDIFVLTSEREGLPRAILEAMLMAKPVVAYDVIGPSELVLNEQTGYLVPFKNIKILSNTIQRLLVSKPLRDQLGENGKRRVIEQFSIENYVAGVGKVIKEVLGY